In Oryza brachyantha chromosome 2, ObraRS2, whole genome shotgun sequence, a single window of DNA contains:
- the LOC102713169 gene encoding U-box domain-containing protein 27, with translation MVRKEGSGRLAAEYQGLEVKVPTFFRCPISLDVMRSPVSLCTGVTYDRASIQRWIDSGNATCPATMLPLPSTDLVPNLTLRRLIALWASTAAPSSSSSSPAPSAVGPTPAAAEAELLRQVAAPGMDPCPALRKLAAFLSDDDVDEFDKNALVRAGGAAETVATVLRRRRGKDAGVEAVEAAVRVLAVIAASDCIDEENRRRVAAPLAADAASSVASLARVMRGGSGLEARVDAARLVESLLRNATPAVKAAVAELEELVAELVRLVGPVDEKGSLDRQAVEAGLSCLAAIAGTRRARSEMVRLGAVPAVVRVLASDAAGSHAQAALRVLESAVGCAEGRAAVCEQAQAAIPAVVSKMMKGGMGGAEAAVSVLWAVCHRYKDRRAVDAAAASKGGLTKLLLLMQSGCSPAARQMASELLKMFKVNAKSCLAGYDSKTTHIMPF, from the coding sequence ATggtgaggaaggaggggagcggcAGGCTCGCGGCGGAGTACCAGGGCCTGGAGGTAAAGGTCCCGACTTTCTTCCGGTGCCCCATCTCGCTCGACGTCATGCGCTCGCCGGTCAGCCTCTGCACCGGCGTCACCTACGACCGGGCGTCCATCCAGCGGTGGATCGACTCCGGCAACGCCACCTGCCCGGCCACCATGCTTCCGCTGCCGTCCACCGACCTTGTGCCAAATCTCACGCTGCGCCGGCTCATCGCGCTCTGGGCGTCCACGGCcgctccgtcgtcgtcgtcgtcgtcacccgCGCCCTCGGCTGTTGGTcccacgccggccgccgcggaggcggagctccTCCGCCAGGTCGCCGCGCCTGGGATGGACCCGTGCCCGGCGCTGCGTAAGCTCGCCGCTTTTCTGTCTGATGACGACGTCGACGAGTTCGACAAGAACGCGCTCGTGCGGGCCGGGGGCGCCGCGGAGACCGTGGCGACGGTGctccggaggaggagggggaaggaTGCCGGCGTGGAGGCCGTCGAGGCGGCCGTCCGCGTGCTCGCCGTGATCGCAGCGTCGGACTGCATCGACGAGGAGAACAGGAGGCGCGTCGCGGCCCCGCTCGCCGCGGACGCCGCGTCATCGGTCGCGTCGTTGGCACGCGTGATGCGGGGCGGGAGCGGGCTGGAGGCGCGCGTCGACGCGGCGAGGCTGGTGGAGTCGCTGCTCCGCAATGCCACGCCGGCGGTGAAGGCGGCGGTCGCGGAGTTGGAGGAGCTGGTCGCCGAGCTGGTCCGGCTCGTCGGCCCCGTGGACGAGAAGGGCAGCCTGGACAGGCAGGCCGTGGAGGCCGGCCTCTCCTgcctcgccgccatcgccgggaCGCGGCGCGCCCGCTCCGAGATGGTCCGGCTGGGCGCCGTCCCGGCGGTCGTGCGCGTCCTCGCCTCGGACGCCGCCGGCTCCCACGCCCAGGCGGCCCTCCGCGTGCTGGAGTCCGCCGTGGGATGCGCCGAGGGGCGCGCCGCCGTGTGCGAGCAGGCGCAGGCGGCGATCCCGGCGGTGGTGTCCAAGATGATGAAGGGCGGCATGGGCGGCGCAGAGGCCGCGGTGTCCGTGCTCTGGGCGGTGTGCCACCGGTACAAGGACCGGCGCGCcgtcgacgcggcggcggcgtccaaGGGCGGGCTGACGAAGCTCCTCCTCCTGATGCAGAGCgggtgctcgccggcggcgaggcagatGGCGTCGGAGCTGCTCAAGATGTTCAAGGTGAACGCCAAGAGCTGCCTCGCCGGCTACGACTCCAAGACCACCCACATCATGCCGTTCTAG
- the LOC102713448 gene encoding serine decarboxylase 1 has translation MVGSVGNGLADLGAAVNGARGKGMGMEVGMGMGMLPGAAEAALAMEVEAAAGEEDGVESPGRREIVLGRNVHTASFAVKEPDADDEETGEREAAMASVLALYRKSLVERTKHHLGYPYNLDFDYGALGQLQHFSINNLGDPFIESNYGVHSRQFEVGVLDWFARLWELEKDEYWGYITNCGTEGNLHGILVGREVFPDGVLYASRESHYSVFKAARMYRMECVKVDTFISGEIDCEDFQRKLLLNKDKPAIINVNIGTTVKGAVDDLDLVIKTLEENGFKDRFYIHCDGALFGLMMPFVKKAPKVSFKKPIGSVSVSGHKFVGCPMPCGVQITRLEHINALSSNVEYLASRDATIMGSRNGHAPIFLWYTLNRKGYRGFQKEVQKCLRNAHYLKDRLREAGIGAMLNELSSTVVFERPKDEEFVRRWQLACEGSIAHVVVMPNVTIDKLDYFLNELREKRATWYQDGGMCQAPCIARDVGQDSCLCSLHKK, from the exons atggtggGGAGCGTCGGGAACGGGCTGGCGGACCTTGGCGCGGCCGTTAACGGCGCCAGGGGGAAGGGGATGGGGATGGAGGtggggatggggatggggatgctccccggggcggcggaggcggcgctcgcgatggaggtggaggcggcggcgggggaggaggatggggtggagtcgccggggaggagggagatcgTGTTGGGGAGGAACGTGCACACGGCGTCCTTCGCGGTGAAGGAGCCCGACGCGGACGACGAGGAGACcggggagcgggaggccgcCATGGCCAGCGTCCTCGCGCTCTACCGCAAGTCCCTCGTCGAGCGCACCAAGCACCACCTCG GTTACCCATACAACCTGGACTTCGATTACGGTGCACTTGGCCAGCTGCAGCACTTCTCCATCAACAACCTTGGTGACCCCTTCATCGAGAGCAACTATGGTGTGCATTCCAGGCAGTTTGAGGTGGGAGTATTGGATTGGTTTGCTCGCCTGTGGGAGCTAGAAAAGGATGAATACTGGGGTTACATTACAAACTGTGGCACAGAAGGAAACCTGCATGGTATTCTTGTTGG GAGAGAGGTATTCCCTGATGGAGTCCTGTATGCCTCCCGGGAGTCCCACTATTCAGTATTCAAAGCAGCAAGGATGTACAGGATGGAATGTGTTAAGGTGGACACCTTTATTTCTGGGGAAATAGACTGTGAAGATTTCCAGAGAAAGTTATTGCTTAACAAAGATAAACCTGCCATTATTAATGTGAACATTG GGACAACTGTTAAGGGGGCTGTTGATGATCTTGACTTGGTTATTAAAACACTTGAAGAAAATGGCTTCAAAGATCGGTTTTATATCCATTGTGATGGTGCTCTTTTTGGACTGATGATGCCATTTGTTAAGAAG GCACCTAAGGTTTCATTCAAGAAGCCTATCGGGAGTGTGAGTGTCTCCGGGCACAAGTTTGTAGGATGCCCCATGCCATGTGGTGTCCAGATAACAAGGTTGGAGCACATAAATGCTCTTTCTAGCAATGTGGAGTATCTGGCATCAAGAGATGCAACGATCATGGGGAGCAGGAATGGCCATGCTCCAATCTTCCTCTGGTACACTTTGAACAGGAAAGGCTACAGGGGCTTTCAGAAGGAAGTCCAAAAGTGCCTGAGGAACGCCCACTACCTGAAAGATCGTCTCAGGGAGGCTGGAATCGGCGCCATGCTCAACGAGCTCAGTAGCACCGTTGTGTTCGAGAGGCCAAAGGACGAGGAGTTCGTCCGAAGGTGGCAGCTCGCCTGCGAGGGTAGCATTGCTCATGTCGTGGTGATGCCCAATGTGACCATTGACAAGCTGGACTATTTCCTGAACGAGTTGAGGGAGAAGCGGGCGACCTGGTACCAGGACGGAGGGATGTGCCAGGCTCCCTGCATTGCCAGAGACGTAGGCCAGGACAGCTGCCTCTGCAGCCTCCACAAGAAGTGA
- the LOC121053488 gene encoding RING-H2 finger protein ATL74-like — MQGGIESESVRRLLMQRMQQGYVYSRRALLLAPAYGHGESSGGASQGMLAAAGQEAPAADGGAGPAGTSSFDANVVMILAVLLCALICALGLNSIVRCALRCSTGSSRAMAPPPPPPPPAAAQQLQAAGVRRKALRAMPTMVYSAGLRLQASPACAICLADLEPGERVRVLPKCNHGFHVRCVDRWLLARSTCPTCRQPLFAAPGKAAGCDDGGAAAPAARPFLVPLRAEGFVTPYDF; from the coding sequence ATGCAGGGTGGTATTGAGAGTGAGAGCGTGAGGAGGTTGTTGATGCAGAGAATGCAGCAAGGGTACGTGTACTCGAGGAGGGCGCTGCTGCTGGCTCCGGCGTACGGCCACGGGGAGAGCTCCGGCGGGGCGAGCCAGGGGATGCTGGCCGCGGCCGGAcaggaggcgccggcggccgacggcggggcGGGCCCCGCCGGGACGAGCAGCTTCGACGCGAACGTGGTGATGATCCTGGCCGTGCTCCTGTGCGCGCTCATCTGCGCGCTGGGGCTCAACTCGATCGTGCGGTGCGCGCTCCGGTGCTCGACGGGCAGCAGCCGggcgatggcgccgccgccgccgccgccgccgccggcggcggcgcagcagctGCAGGCGGCAGGGGTGCGGCGGAAGGCGCTGCGGGCGATGCCGACGATGGTGTACTCGGCGGGGCTGCGGCTGCAGGCGAGCCCGGCGTGCGCCATCTGCCTCGCCGACCTGGAGCCCGGCGAGCGCGTGCGGGTGCTGCCCAAGTGCAACCACGGCTTCCACGTCCGCTGCGTCGACCGCTGGCTGCTGGCGCGCTCCACGTGCCCGACGTGCCGGCAGCCGCTGTTCGCCGCGCCGGGCAAGGCGGCCGgctgcgacgacggcggcgccgcggcgccggcggcccggCCGTTCCTCGTGCCTCTCCGGGCGGAAGGCTTCGTCACGCCGTACGATTTTTAG